Part of the Drosophila santomea strain STO CAGO 1482 chromosome 2L, Prin_Dsan_1.1, whole genome shotgun sequence genome is shown below.
TATTCGGCAAACGTTCCGCCTGCTTGGAGGCGATGGCCACGCGCTGGAGGAGCTCCTGCTCAGCACGGGCGCGGTCCATCTCCTCTTCCGAGTTGTCCTCTGGCGGTCCGAAAACAGTCTCTCGTACTGATCGAACCTCCAGATCCGACTCGTAGTCGTGCTCCTCGGCCTTGGCTTCTGGTTCGCCGCCCGGTCGCTGCTGCTCTTCCTCCTGCCTCTGCATGTCCTCGTATTGGGGCACCTGCGCTGACTTGAAGTTCCGCCTGCGGGCCGCGTTTTGGGCGGCCACCACATTGTTGCGGCGGGGCACGATCTCATCCGGTTTGGCGACGGGTCGGAACATGGCGGAGTCCAGGCCGGAGTAGTTGTTGCTCCACCGGCGGTTCTGCTGCCGCTGGCGGAGAAGCTGGGCTGCCGCAAAAGACTCCTCCCTCATGGGCCAGTCCTTGTGCCAGGGATTTGAGTTTTGGACAGCGCTGTTTGGACCTTTCTCCAGGCCCGATATGGTGGTCAGTGAGCGTCGCCCCTCGATTAAACTTCGCTTGGCCAGGTGGCGAATGGATGGCAGGTTTTTCACGAAGAATGGCATCTCTGTTATGTCTCTGGTTCCCCTAAATTGTCTGATAAAACGGCTAATTTGTATGAAGACTCAGATTCCTCGGCCGAAATTGGATCtactaaaattttaaattgataaaAGCAAGGCGCTCGGGAAAGCAAATTTTGGTTGTCTTTAGGGGAAAACTATTTCTAAAATGAAATACACAACGAGTCGTGTGTTGAAGTATTCGTAAAACACTGACACTAATACAAATGTTTACTGTGCTCGGCCAATTTAGTTTTCGATTTCTTCTCACTGAATAGACAGAGCAAAAAGAATATGTGTGCGTGCTGCGAAGGAAAAtatcataatttatttacagccacaaggaattcaatttgattgcGACTTGAGTCTTTCGGgcaaattaaacaacaaaGCCAAAATGGAAATCATACACCAAAAACACAATTTGCCTTCGTCACATgaacatttattaattttgcaTCGTGGTGCTGCAGTGGTGCGAGGTCCTTTGGTGGCTCGATAAGTCCTGGTACGAATTTAACGCAATTTCCAAATggaagcagcaacaacagcgagaCTTGAAATTGAGTTAGTCcacaattacaacaacaattaTGAGCAGAGAAATTTTACaataaataccaaaatatGCAGGAAAACTGTGAAAACTCTGTACACTTCCCGCTTATGCACATATTAATTTCGAGCTCGGAAAAACTAGCGTTATGACCCaactaaattgaaattaaaatgttttctgaTTTACTAGCACCAGATCTTTCGATTATATAGCTCTAATTGAATACTTGAAATAATACTGCGAACTAATAGTGCCAGCCGTATCCAGATAGGGTATGTGATAAAACTTTATTGCACACAAAGAACTACGCCTGTCGGAACTTGATGGCCAGCGGGGTATGATTGGTAAGTGCGGGGCTGCCGAGCTTGTTCGTTGTTTAAATGTAGGCAGAAACATGTCActgctttttaatttaaatgcaaattaaggCCTTTGTCAACACTTTGCCAAACTCAAGACAACGCTGACAAATGCCTGAAGAAAGTGCAAGGAGGTCGGCCAAGGAACGATTCTGAGGAACTATGTATATGTCTAAAATGTGCGTGTGCACGGGAAAAAATGCAGCACTAGCTGTTGTTCATGGCCAATAAACCATGTACactgtttaaaaataaatgtgtcGAAGGAAAGCAACATACTAGTATTCACCAACGTTTTATTAAccaatttaattagtttggtATTTCGCAGAAGTTTTGCGGACATGAATTATTTACATAAGTAAAGTAATATAAACACAGACAAAATCAGAGagtaaattatataaattggcaaaaaaataatgatATCAAAATTGTGATTTTTTGGCGTGGCCGTTCTTCTGCCCGTTCGTCTGCCTGTTTTAGAAGGCCCAATAACCTCACAAAACTATAAATCATTAGATTTGTACTATTTCAATTAACTTTCCTatttctttccctttttttgtatttaaattttttgttttgttaatttatagcgattttaaaaaaaagtcCTAACTGTATTTTCGCACGCCCATGGAAATGTTAAAGTTGAGGACATCGTCTATAacattctctcttgttgtgTATGATTTTACAAAAAGactctttttaattttaccaTATATTGAAGTCAAGTTCATAAATGTACCCAATGTATAGAATGCTACTAAAAATATTTggtaaaattaattatatgaTCCATATAGTTTCCCTCTGTGCACAAAAGTGGTTATTCATGCGAAGCACATCCttaacgcacacacacagatccGCCTATATAGCGCCACAACCAGTTGAGGTGCGAAGTGACCCGAGTGTTGACACCGATGCCAAAGGGCTGGCCGCAGGCCCGGCCGAAACTGATCACGCCCAGCTGGAACATCCGCTCCCGCTGACGCAGGATCACCGGGCCGCCGGAGTCGTACTGGCACGAGTCCTGGCCCCTGCCGCCAGCATCGTAGGTGCAGAGGTGGCTGGGAGCTATGCTGGAGTTGAAGCGGCTTCGGCAGACGGCATTGTCCATGGTCAGCAGGGTGGCCTTTTGCAGGGTGTTCGACTTGGAGGCAGCGAAGCCCAGGGTTCCCCAGCCCATTATGTCCACGTTCTGGTAGCTGAAGCTGCTCTCCCTGTAAGAAAGCATTTCTTTTAAGACTCCATCACTTTAGATATGAGAGCTACACGTACGCCTGTCGAATGGGGAGGCAGATGGGCGCCACTCCGCGAGACCATTCAATGGGTGTTGCAGTCTGGAGCAAGGCTATGTCATTTATATTGCCCGATTCCGTTTCCATGTAGCCAGGATGGTTGATGATATTTTGGATGCGGTACTGCGCCGCATAGATTGATTCGCTACCTGAAAGAGATTTTAGTACTATTCGTCTcaaaattccaaatataataaactatgtatgtaaatgGCTCACCGGTGCTCAAGTCATGCTCCCCGACCAGCGCCAATAGACGACTGGCCACTGGTTGGCGAGCGGTACAGTGGGCAGCGGTCAGGATGTACCGGTCGCTGACTATGCTGCCGCCGCAGAAGATGGGCAGGTTGGAGGCCAGATCTCTGAGGCCCACCATTGAGGGGAATTCGTGCTTGCCCGCCTCCACCCCGTTGGCTATGCGATTTGGCAAGGACCAGCCGCAATCGCAGGGCGCCGGACGAGCCACTGCTTGGCAATTGAGTCTGGATCGCTGCTGGGTCTGCGGACTGCTGGAATAGTAGGCGAAGGCCATGCTTTGGAAGTTGGACATCCGATTGACCTGGCCCATGCGGCAGTACCGTTCGCCATCGCGGAACTGCAAGTCGCCGTCGCGGGAGATAAACAGGAACTCCGAGCCACAGGTGTCAGGAAACTAAGGTAAATCATGTTTGAAACGGGATCAAATATTATTAGCAAGAgaactattttaaaataatattttaattatagtGGATATGATAAAACAGTACTTACCAACTCAAATCGACAGCTCAAATAGATGACGTGATTACTGGGCGCTTTCAAGCGAAACCGACAGTTGCTACCACTTGGTATAGCACCGGGGTAATTGAAACTGGTTATATTAATCGTTCGGTTTGGGATCAAATCAAAGAATCTAGTGCACTGTTGTTGGGCGCACGACAAACTGATAAATGATAGTAACGAAAGTATTGCCGCAATCTTTGGTTCGTACATGATGGATGCGAAGCTTTTGCAACTGTAAACTTGATGAAGATTCGCGGCAGCTTATATAGGACCTTCCAATTGATagggaatatatatatttgttggTTAATAAAGccgaaaaaatatttaagagcGTTAAATTGGATTTTTAGGTCAAGGTAAGAAAATATTACTATTGACATTGTTTTTGAGTGCAAGCAGATAGAGTATATGCATACAAAATGACTTCCCGCAACACAAATATTCGCATTGCAATTAAATCTACTATTTTCTTtgataatacaaatttaaattcaagagTATTTTCCATACTTaaccattttaatttccttCTGTTTTTCGCTTAATAGCTAGAAAAATTAGACAAATTTAAATGAAGTAAAAATCCTTCTTAACTCATTTTCAATATAAACGCATGTCCGGCgcatttatttacattacAAGCTGACAACACAATTGGAATTCCCTATTTTTTGGCGTATCCAGCTTATATAGGACGTTATCCTGGTATTGACACCCATCGGGTACTGCGTCGCAGCACAGCTCATTCCGTAGCTGATGATTCCGACCAAAAACTGCCTGGACTTTCGCAGGATAACTGGGCCGCCGGAGTCGAACTGGCAGGAGTCGCGGCCGGTGCCCGAGTAATCATAGGTGCACATTTGCCCAGTGTATATCGTGGTCACATCATTGTACTCCGTCTGGCAGTCCTGATTGCTGACCACGTTCAGGTTGATCTTCTGCAGAGTTGTGGACGTGGGTCCGGCAAAGAAGATGGTGCCATAGCCAATCACGTCGACGAGATCGTAAGTGAATGGCGTGGTCCTACACGGGAAACCGAATTATTTTCAATACAACCCCGATATTTAGGGGATACTTACGTTCCCACGGGAGGCAGACAAGCGGGACCTACGCCACGGGACCACTGAATATTGCTGGCGGTTATCAGAACTGCGATATCATTGTTTACGTTGCCCTCGCTCACGTATTGCTCATGTGGTATCATCTGCTGAATACTATATTGCTGGTAGTACCTGGAACTGGAAGCTTAGTAGCGGAAAGCgaaagttttttattaatgaCAGGGGATTAGCTTATCATATTCTTTGCTTTATCAATTTTGAAAACTTACGATTACTCAGATCATTTATCCCCACAATAGCCACAATATTCGTTGCCTTGCTAACTTGATAAATGCAATGGGCAGCAGTTAGGATATAACGATGGGCCACTGAAAtagtaaatttaaaatatgtcAACTGAATAAGTTATTATCAATCAAGCCTAATACGTTTAACCTTATAATTACAGTTAAACTATTATAAGAAACTAATTCTGTTATTGCCTTCTATAACTCGAAATTTTGGTAACTTAAGCTTACGTGTATGCGAATGGTTATTTCACTTATAAACGAGTCTGTCGACTTTGTACCTTTCACTTGTATTCTCTATTAACGCACCTATGGTTCCGCCGCAGAAGGAAGCCTGATTCTTGGTCACATCCTTGAGGGCCACCATGCTGGGAAACTCATTTTCCGCCGCCTTTTGGCCATTGGCAATCCGCGTAGTGGCCGACCAGCCGCAATTGCAGTTTTGCTTGACGGTGGTCAAGGTGCACTTAAAGTTACCTCCCTTTGTGCCGGTGGAAATGTAGGCGAAGACAAGCTCCGTGAAAAGAGACTCCCGTGAGAGGGAGCCGGAGCCACAGAAGTTTTCGGCACCGCGCATCAGAAGATCGCCCTCCGTGTCGAGCCAAAAGTTATCCGTGGTGCACTGACCATTGCTCTGGAGGTGGGAAAACATGCGTTAGGtgttttccatttgaaaaACCATGTATGTTTGTATAGGGGGGAGTTTCATACCGATGGAATTCCTAGGGAACATTGCACTTGTATGTAATAGTCCAGGGGCGCGGTGAACTTGTAGCGACAGGAAGTGCCGCCAGGATAATTGCTGGGGTAGTAGGGCGACTCAACGTAGGTGGTACCCGGACTCAGGGTATAGCTGTTATCACAGCCCTCGAAGTAGGCCAAAACAGCAGGTGCTGCTAGCAGCAGCGAGATTAGAAGGCGACTTAGCATTTTGGCCAAACCTTTCGGCATCGAAGGCAGCACTCAACTGGGCTAACGCGATAATGCCACCCACTACTAAAGTCAGGCAAAACACCAAAGGTAGAGCTAagctaattaaataaataaaaggccGCGTTCCAGCGGATGATAGTACGGAATTAGTCGTACAGGTTGAAAGCGATTTCGCCCTCAGTCTGCAGTTGTGCAAACAGGCATGTACATATAACACTCCAACGGCCTTGTCAAATGCATACCACTTCGTCTTTGAACTTGGCCAATTGTGCCttggcattttccatttggttGATAACACCCACTGCATTTGCCAACTCAACTAAgggaaattcaattttcgtATGTCACGTTACACCTTTTGGCCCAGATAGCCTAGGGTTATCCAACAGCTGTTAGCCTGGTGATAAGCCAAAGCCGTCAGCAAATAAACGATTTCTGAATAATGAGCTCTCAAAAAACAAGAACTAAgtgcgaaaacaaaacatgGAGTCAACGTTCGAAGATCTGTTTGAACAGATTAAAagttaatttacttttttctCTACTATTTACCATTTTAAGATAGCAGAGCTATCTATAATATTATCTACCACATACATTTAAggaattattatttatttaattttataatggCAAACACGCTGCTTTGATTGCGATGTATACATATTaactataaaatgtattttttagtaCAACTATCTTAAGAGTTGGCCTTA
Proteins encoded:
- the LOC120458698 gene encoding uncharacterized protein LOC120458698 — its product is MPFFVKNLPSIRHLAKRSLIEGRRSLTTISGLEKGPNSAVQNSNPWHKDWPMREESFAAAQLLRQRQQNRRWSNNYSGLDSAMFRPVAKPDEIVPRRNNVVAAQNAARRRNFKSAQVPQYEDMQRQEEEQQRPGGEPEAKAEEHDYESDLEVRSVRETVFGPPEDNSEEEMDRARAEQELLQRVAIASKQAERLPNSATISRKVISPYNSYRSHRTRWAEFRHCMIFGRTSY
- the LOC120453527 gene encoding venom serine protease, whose protein sequence is MYEPKIAAILSLLSFISLSCAQQQCTRFFDLIPNRTINITSFNYPGAIPSGSNCRFRLKAPSNHVIYLSCRFELFPDTCGSEFLFISRDGDLQFRDGERYCRMGQVNRMSNFQSMAFAYYSSSPQTQQRSRLNCQAVARPAPCDCGWSLPNRIANGVEAGKHEFPSMVGLRDLASNLPIFCGGSIVSDRYILTAAHCTARQPVASRLLALVGEHDLSTGSESIYAAQYRIQNIINHPGYMETESGNINDIALLQTATPIEWSRGVAPICLPIRQAESSFSYQNVDIMGWGTLGFAASKSNTLQKATLLTMDNAVCRSRFNSSIAPSHLCTYDAGGRGQDSCQYDSGGPVILRQRERMFQLGVISFGRACGQPFGIGVNTRVTSHLNWLWRYIGGSVCVR
- the LOC120458677 gene encoding venom serine protease, whose amino-acid sequence is MPKGLAKMLSRLLISLLLAAPAVLAYFEGCDNSYTLSPGTTYVESPYYPSNYPGGTSCRYKFTAPLDYYIQVQCSLGIPSSNGQCTTDNFWLDTEGDLLMRGAENFCGSGSLSRESLFTELVFAYISTGTKGGNFKCTLTTVKQNCNCGWSATTRIANGQKAAENEFPSMVALKDVTKNQASFCGGTIVAHRYILTAAHCIYQVSKATNIVAIVGINDLSNPSSSRYYQQYSIQQMIPHEQYVSEGNVNNDIAVLITASNIQWSRGVGPACLPPVGTTTPFTYDLVDVIGYGTIFFAGPTSTTLQKINLNVVSNQDCQTEYNDVTTIYTGQMCTYDYSGTGRDSCQFDSGGPVILRKSRQFLVGIISYGMSCAATQYPMGVNTRITSYISWIRQKIGNSNCVVSL